One genomic segment of Plasmodium cynomolgi strain B DNA, chromosome 14, whole genome shotgun sequence includes these proteins:
- a CDS encoding hypothetical protein (putative), translating into LVSPNMSISPIKYESKILSNLASMLKLSEKTDKEIWNEIKEEKEHIKFEIDEDIKKVIDVNKINCTCDESKKKIEEYKGKKFEYYYNVETYGVDFFLDICNALGRANYKPFLTEQGKKEVMNGLRIRRNSNLYKYVSFFLSKERLNKDRLNDGKTPENIFHCFKCLKSVLHIYVDDQNNRKRKMYLQDNLYITEEMEEKMENDLLSENQKNSNVNPPNFRDGIIAVSRYKAELASITRKSNERIIKTILGHSKDMQSGKNDRELLSSSNTQHIGKDSSINGDNHSSSHHQKLNRSNSFEENKRYKTSDFFDKHELKHFSDSANSFSNDADAKSTHKNAHSKKVTNLKNNSVTNNLIQKNVPAGNLFLSKNRERQGQKVQTSRKNRHSTSSSKKSGSVKNKDPGDMMISVDAGVSGVAVPGGDPKGGSKPDVDGAQCEEAQCEEAHFEEAHFEEAQCEEAQCEEAQTDAPALEVIVQGNEPPQELIQSGAVQHAKWDKKLNGEGERRRLTEKHAISPAETKHAISPDKTKRAISPDKTKMLTEEDELNLKDAASDEADKESHQYDVYQKTSLVKNTSNGEEDYDFNGSDDASYSTDDSNYKRYMTKKKTKLQQEGKIVIDLNILNGNTINASEKKEKEEQIKEKYKERCQEKHQERIRMDTIRKNLEEKKMIFCKIEEVAKRRNKRHVKTQVLSEDSKIERAYFSHKMKKFYNSKSGYFGCGWSNNRTQWTPFIHAPFFDNHHNTIYKNRNKKMYEEIYDTLLHGRIHPSVRIVELKDHKHPVRLCTPYYEDCYSVVYTGKKILASDDRVIFGEYTGYVANNRELSQEKHQYTFALSFNKKVFNDRKNVVFINEIESDEEDALKGGSVHEDEANGSIAQRNRSKHCEYTTKLRSEETCSNDEQICQEAALSNGGINTKGGGSPTTNLATPQCEKSTQSYTKEKKKSKGLNNKIILPDNYTYAVDSSYMFNEMSLVNHYKTCAIFNNYDFRINAEWQLVYLDGWPHIILTSIPGVEINTGEEIFADFGFEWFERVNDICLNEFIKSSYAYRLSKLNLCKEKIFTGIDDIVEKYNLIKNHTTCNICMHSVNTDISNGFISCSGCNHIYHLTCVQKLNAEVNENYDWFCTSCIKFCINVLNQEEFLSYLEMENHKQLIDLFSDMCVENSNKLSKLLAPQANDNTPVCHTDEKDTKGVTSNPNCAKQYDKIRKLLRCRENIIDLVKNKEIISSYLESTEKEMNSLDNTEEGEDLSFKKDEMKILLQNSFELHLLVEYKKKIDDLLVSREKVDTFVNDEKAQNTMQLRKKTINYLLQNRKYIEKLVDSIEQGTPIVFPHKERTICTKVTSDLIVAHKEEVHCSEEDTTLKGLKEEFPQEHNLGIQKCDPSFSRGESPRSGSTEHTNGSFSNSYETILYNKSNDVVKNLKEIKKGTPSGGVISDALNCPTSSSSNTGGNKNLCFNNMMKLSKKILGFPLLTDFERGMSTNQPCLPLSDHLKRLSVCTVCYSKHNDLAKAIICRVTKMHFEANYNDALSEEDMFKTSSECIQSVIRELANTIKEYRKRELSGAYVQEVERSGSSSYRSCSSSSYSSRGGSRGGSRGEINADSAGAPLADDHNDIGAEAHSPSSISSPRKIVDPVSSSGKLPPQKPFYDMMSDPPCNDRRQGDTNNPVENNTPPLLWDNKMSYTDDYTVKRGEMNSTLGKRPHEEDDKGSSKKKLKLRTKPSNNVIGGEIGDSLKGGTGKSENMDKGEAHDGGSSGGSCAAQGGTDHHPRSDPCSDPCRGPCNDPYADPHADQHEHRSKDENQKGDKSHIYFAGENLGGTKEAPSNKKGDYVTLENIPKASNFIPLMGVELGKTKIQREFTNGTYVGTVTEQIKDENGNPFFVVTYDDGDAEWMTPCFLFQELLKQSTNSVDYPLATTFKEVFNPEFKKDLKLNNCSLELKIERRKRKSNCESASNNNSVSKRQKHAQEENSSRKKKQRF; encoded by the coding sequence CTGGTAAGTCCCAACATGAGTATCTCCCCAATAAAGTACGAATCGAAAATCTTAAGCAATTTGGCAAGCATGCTAAAGCTTAGCGAAAAAACAGACAAAGAAATATGGAACGAAAtaaaggaagagaaggaacATATAAAGTTCGAGATTGACGAAGACATAAAGAAGGTCATCgatgttaacaaaattaactgTACATGTGatgaatcaaaaaaaaaaatagaagaatataaagggaagaagtttgaatattattataatgtgGAGACATATGGGGTCGATTTTTTCCTAGACATATGCAATGCTCTAGGAAGGGCTAACTACAAACCATTTCTAACAgaacaagggaaaaaagaagttatGAATGGATTAAGAATTAGAAGAAATTCGAATTTGTATAAGtatgtctccttttttttaagtaaagaAAGACTAAATAAGGACAGATTAAATGATGGAAAAACACCGGAAAATATCTTCCACTGTTTTAAGTGCCTAAAAAGTgtactacatatatatgtggatGATCAAAATAAtcgaaagaggaaaatgtATCTACAGGATAACCTATACATCACAGAAgagatggaagaaaaaatggaaaacgaTTTACTTAGCgagaatcaaaaaaatagtaatgTAAATCCTCCCAACTTTAGGGACGGAATAATAGCTGTCAGCAGATACAAAGCGGAGTTAGCCTCCATAACTAGGAAATCAAATGAAAGAATTATTAAAACTATTTTGGGTCATTCGAAGGATATgcagagtggaaaaaatgacagaGAACTTCTCTCCAGTAGTAACACCCAACATATAGGTAAAGACTCCTCCATTAACGGGGATAACCACTCGAGTAGTCATCACCAAAAACTGAACAGAAGTAATTCCTTCGAGGAAAACAAGCGTTACAAAACATCAGACTTTTTCGACAAACACGAATTAAAGCATTTTAGCGACTCCGCCAACAGTTTTTCCAATGACGCAGATGCAAAaagtacacacaaaaatgcgCATAGTAAAAAAGTGACCAACTTGAAAAATAACTCCGTGACAAATAATttgatacaaaaaaatgtacctgCGGGAAACTTATTTCTGAGCAAGAACAGGGAAAGACAAGGGCAGAAGGTGCAAACCAGCAGGAAAAATAGACACAGCACCAGTTCGAGTAAAAAATCGGGCTCAGTCAAGAATAAGGACCCAGGAGATATGATGATCTCGGTCGATGCGGGTGTGAGCGGCGTGGCCGTGCCGGGGGGTGATCCCAAGGGGGGAAGTAAACCCGATGTGGATGGTGCCCAATGTGAAGAGGCCCAATGTGAAGAGgcccattttgaagaggcccattttgaagaggCCCAATGTGAAGAGGCCCAATGTGAAGAGGCCCAAACGGATGCCCCCGCGTTGGAAGTGATCGTGCAGGGGAATGAACCTCCTCAGGAGTTGATTCAAAGTGGAGCCGTGCAACACGCCAAATGGGATAAGAAGTTGAATGGAGAGGGGGAACGGCGCAGATTAACAGAGAAGCACGCGATAAGCCCAGCCGAAACGAAGCACGCGATAAGCCCAGACAAAACGAAGCGCGCGATAAGCCCAGACAAAACGAAGATGCTCACCGAGGAAGACGAACTAAACTTGAAAGACGCCGCTTCGGACGAAGCTGACAAGGAGAGTCACCAATATGACGTGTATCAAAAAACGTCCCTCGTGAAAAACACATCCAATGGGGAAGAGGACTATGACTTCAACGGAAGCGATGACGCGTCCTACTCCACCGATGATTCGAATTATAAAAGGTAcatgacgaagaagaagacaaaaCTGcaacaagaaggaaaaatagtTATCGACCTGAATATACTAAACGGAAATACAATCAACGcatcggaaaaaaaggaaaaggaagaacaaattaaggaaaaatacaaagagAGATGTCAAGAAAAGCACCAAGAAAGGATAAGAATGGATACAATAAGGAAAAACttagaagagaaaaaaatgattttctgCAAAATAGAAGAGgtagcaaaaaggagaaataaaagacaTGTAAAAACGCAAGTTTTGTCGGAAGACTCCAAAATCGAGAGAGCTTATTTTAgtcataaaatgaaaaaattttataattcaaAGTCCGGATATTTTGGTTGTGGCTGGTCCAATAACAGAACTCAGTGGACTCCATTTATccatgcccccttttttgataaCCACCATAatactatatataaaaataggaataaaaaaatgtacgaagAAATATACGACACTTTGTTACATGGGAGGATCCACCCGTCTGTTAGAATTGTTGAATTGAAGGACCACAAGCATCCTGTGCGCTTGTGCACTCCGTATTATGAAGATTGCTATTCAGTCGTTTacacggggaaaaaaatcctcGCATCGGATGATCGGGTCATTTTTGGCGAGTACACTGGTTATGTGGCGAACAACAGGGAGCTGTCGCAGGAGAAGCACCAGTACACGTTCGCCCTATCCTTCAACAAGAAAGTTTTTAACGATAGAAAGAATGTCGTTTTTATTAACGAGATTGAGTCGGACGAGGAGGATGCCTTGAAAGGGGGCAGTGTTCACGAGGATGAAGCGAATGGGAGCATCGCCCAGCGCAATAGAAGCAAACATTGCGAATATACGACCAAGTTGAGGAGCGAAGAAACCTGTTCGAATGATGAGCAAATATGTCAAGAAGCAGCTCTTAGCAACGGTGGTATAaatacaaaagggggaggaagtccCACCACCAATTTGGCTACACCACAATGTGAAAAATCGACACAGAGTTACAccaaagagaagaaaaaatctaaGGGGTTGAATAATAAGATTATCCTACCAGATAATTACACTTACGCTGTGGACTCGTCCTACATGTTCAACGAAATGTCGCTAGTTAATCATTACAAAAcatgtgccatttttaacaattacGATTTTAGGATAAACGCAGAGTGGCAATTAGTTTACCTTGATGGGTGGCCACACATCATTCTCACATCCATCCCAGGAGTAGAAATAAACACAGGAGAAGAAATTTTCGCGGATTTTGGCTTTGAATGGTTCGAAAGGGTTAACGATATCTGTCTGAATGAGTTTATTAAAAGTAGCTATGCATACAGATTGAGCAAGTTAAACctttgtaaagaaaaaattttcaccgGAATAGATGACATAGTGGAGAAATACAACCTGATAAAAAATCACACCACGTGcaacatatgtatgcatagcGTCAACACAGATATTAGTAACGGGTTTATTTCTTGTTCGGGTTGTAATCATATCTATCACCTaacatgtgtgcaaaaattaaatgcaGAAGTGAACGAGAATTACGATTGGTTCTGTACAAGTTGTATCAAATTCTGCATCAATGTGCTGAATCAGGAAGAGTTCTTGTCCTACCTAGAAATGGAAAACCACAAACAATTAATCGACCTTTTTAGTGATATGTGTGTAGAAAATTCAAACAAGTTATCCAAGTTGTTAGCCCCACAAGCAAACGATAATACTCCCGTATGTCACACTGACGAGAAGGACACAAAAGGAGTGACTAGCAACCCTAACTGTGCTAAGCAGTATGACAAAATACGAAAATTACTACGGTGTAGGGAAAATATTATCGACTTGGTGAAGAATAAAGAGATAATTAGCTCCTACTTAGAGAGCACCGAAAAGGAAATGAACTCTCTAGATAAtacagaagaaggggaagattTGTCCTTTAAGAAAGACGAAATGAAGATTCTACTGCAAAACAGCTTTGAACTCCATCTTCTTGttgagtataaaaaaaaaatcgatgaTTTACTGGTAAGCAGGGAGAAGGTAGACACCTTCGTCAATGACGAAAAGGCCCAAAACACCATGCagttgaggaaaaaaaccaTAAACTACTTGCTACAAAATAGGAAATATATAGAAAAGCTTGTCGACTCTATTGAACAAGGCACTCCCATTGTGTTTCCTCACAAGGAGCGAACTATCTGTACAAAGGTAACAAGTGACCTCATAGTTGCACACAAGGAGGAGGTTCACTGTTCGGAAGAGGACACTACATTGAAGGGACTCAAGGAAGAATTCCCGCAGGAACATAACCTCggaatacaaaaatgtgaccCAAGTTTTAGTAGGGGGGAAAGCCCCCGTTCAGGCTCTACCGAACATACGAATGGCAGCTTTTCCAACTCGTACGAAACGATTTTATATAACAAGTCCAACGATGTtgtgaagaatttaaaagagataaaaaaaggtacccCCTCTGGCGGTGTAATAAGTGATGCACTTAACTGTCCAACATCCAGCAGCAGCAACACGGGTGGCAACAAAAACCTCTGCTTCAACAACATGATGAAGTTGAGCAAGAAGATCTTAGGATTCCCCTTGTTAACAGATTTCGAAAGGGGAATGAGCACCAACCAGCCATGTCTTCCCCTAAGCGATCACCTAAAAAGACTCTCTGTGTGCACCGTTTGTTATAGCAAGCATAATGACTTGGCTAAGGCCATTATATGTAGAGTTACCAAGATGCACTTTGAGGCTAACTACAATGACGCATTGAGCGAAGAAGACATGTTTAAGACGTCCAGCGAATGCATCCAATCGGTTATTCGTGAATTGGCGAACACGATAAAGGAGTACCGAAAGAGGGAGCTGAGCGGTGCGTACGTACAGGAGGTGGAACGTAGCGGGAGTAGCAGCTATAGGAGctgcagcagcagcagttATAGCAGTCGTGGTGGGAGTCGCGGCGGTAGTCGTGGCGAGATCAACGCCGACAGCGCGGGAGCCCCATTAGCTGACGACCATAACGACATCGGCGCAGAAGCTCATTCACCCAGTTCCATCTCTAGTCCGAGAAAAATAGTGGACCCAGTCAGTTCCAGCGGAAAACTTCCACCGCAGAAACCATTTTATGACATGATGAGCGACCCTCCTTGTAATGACAGGCGCCAAGGGGATACAAACAACCCCGTTGAGAATAATACACCTCCCCTGTTATGGGACAACAAAATGAGTTATACGGACGATTATACGGTTaagaggggggaaatgaaTTCCACGCTGGGTAAACGCCCTCATGAAGAAGATGACAAAGGTAGCAGTAAGAAGAAATTGAAGCTTCGTACGAAGCCGTCTAACAACGTGATCGGTGGAGAAATTGGCGATTctttaaaagggggaacggGCAAATCGGAAAATATGGacaagggggaagcacatgACGGGGGAAGCAGCGGTGGTAGTTGCGCAGCTCAGGGGGGAACAGATCATCACCCGCGCAGTGATCCATGCAGTGATCCATGTAGAGGTCCCTGCAATGATCCATACGCTGACCCGCATGCCGATCAGCACGAGCATCGCAGCAAAGATGAGAACCAGAAAGGGGACAAAAGTCACATCTATTTTGCAGGCGAAAATTTGGGCGGCACAAAGGAAGCGCCGagtaacaaaaagggggactaTGTCACGTTGGAAAATATTCCCAAAGCGAGTAATTTCATTCCGCTCATGGGTGTTGAACttgggaaaacaaaaattcaGAGGGAATTTACAAATGGAACTTATGTAGGTACAGTTACGGAACAAATAAAGGACGAAAATGGCAATCCATTTTTCGTTGTTACGTATGATGATGGGGACGCGGAATGGATGACGCCCTGCTTCCTATTTCAAGAATTGCTAAAGCAGTCAACAAACAGTGTGGACTATCCGTTAGCGACTACGTTTAAGGAGGTATTTAACCcggaatttaaaaaggacTTAAAATTAAACAATTGTTCCCtcgaattaaaaattgaaagacgaaagaggaaaagcAATTGTGAAAGTGCTAGCAACAATAACAGTGTCAGCAAAAGACAGAAGCATGCGCAGGAGGAAAATTCCtcaaggaagaagaaacaacgATTTTGA
- a CDS encoding hypothetical protein (putative) — protein MPLNVVIPAEPKDPSMIYKFNINETYSGDLEGILVLCFLAILLGVFFKVIEIIFVAIFVLISIFLTARNGEINIISILPMIIMVAMTSSMTWLQQKNLNKRQLSKFEI, from the exons ATGCCTTTGAATGTAGTAATCCCAGCTG aaCCGAAGGACCCTTCGATGATTtacaaatttaatataaatgaaaCTTACTCTGGAGACCTGGAAGGAATTCTCGTTTTATGCTTTTTAGCAATTCTCCTTGGCGTATTCTTCAAG GTCatcgaaattatttttgttgccATCTTCGTGCTGATTTCAATATTCCTAACCGCGCGGAACGGAGAAATAAACATCATATCGATACTGCCGATGATAAT AATGGTCGCGATGACGTCGAGCATGACATGGCTTCAACAAAAGAACCTTAACAAAAGACAGCTGAGCAAGTTCGAGATTTGA
- a CDS encoding hypothetical protein (putative), whose protein sequence is MACINQGEPITPRVKFRTVQKIKTQKYISDQAYLIPENGGTAVYLSYELNRTLENIFNKYSINGYMGVNEFVKMCYEYNLLPKNKNKNILYYIFKSSKPSDVGYIEYRFFFQLLQKLSGYLFRKLIMTEQEKLNVLIKHLTSLCNSKISPHKEKYNVGIQVSVKKENKGTNAVCDMIDQCCDTSVEVKNVATEINAVGTLWESNINQGNELQKKNGEVTDDANNTSTSHTQKYTSSDEQEIKERIKEIEKLYFHKEDINKRLKEEINNALNIIEEKNKVIENMNKNNVHQLEAERVKIIHLKNEIQKLHNEKGVVDLKKESKDHSSCKNGQEEPTQRDDITTADMQHMNWKNLDNEYLKLKRLLVLPGEEEAALIKVFSVYSTYCGETAEYVMSKKLCANFLATYYLLRKNGESTAQEDLDVRTAEILFTEVLYKRAHVEKTSLGEGVLTYFYFKLFLSRLGKHLYPQLDEREGFLEIVLNYILVMKRNEDFRNWKKKSIKIKKKNRIRIACSDDLNLFGEDIVGGYTSSEKGTTCDKLKKKKEKAEQNTDRNTNKFLSENVKIGNFHTDLSFEYIESNETKKKVNKARENSGKKMCEEEVNHNVANGNTNGSSKRTINGKGNFLNSKLMYNNLIHYDEVSKGGRTSLDSVQSDDLALTVKKNNAVMQPLKMKHNLNLSKRHFRNATSSSMKRNSSLKNMFPLYDIEGELWHSKSERKKTFLPQFGYE, encoded by the exons ATGGCTTGCATAAATCAAGGCGAACCAATAACCCCCAGAGTGAAATTTAGGAcagtacaaaaaattaaaacacaaaaatacaTTTCCGACCAGGCATATTTAATCCCAGAGAATGGTGGCACTGCCGTGTATTTGAGTTATGAGCTAAATAGGACactcgaaaatatttttaataaatactCTATAAATGGCTACATGGGCGTTAACGAGTTTGTTAAAATG TGCTACGAATACAACTTGCTGCCgaaaaataagaacaaaaatattttgtattacaTTTTCAAGTCGTCCAAACCGTCCGACGTAGGCTACATAG AATATAGGTTCTTTTTCCAACTACTGCAAAAACTGAGTGGGTATTTATTTCGCAAATTAATCATGACCGAGCAGGAAAAG CTTAACGTGCTAATCAAACATCTGACTTCTTTATGCAACTCCAAAATAAGCCCACACAAGGAGAAGTACAACGTAGGTATACAAGTCTCggtgaagaaagaaaacaaaGGCACCAACGCCGTTTGTGACATGATTGACCAGTGCTGCGACACTTCAgtagaagtaaaaaatgtggcCACAGAGATCAACGCAGTGGGCACGCTATGGGAAAGTAACATTAACCAAGGAAATGaattgcaaaagaaaaacggtGAAGTGACAGATGATGCTAACAATACGAGCACATCtcacacacaaaaatatacaaGCTCCGACGAACAAGAAATAAAggaaagaataaaagaaattgaaaaattatacttCCACAAAGAAGACATTAACAAAAGgttgaaggaagaaataaataatgccTTGAATATCatcgaagagaaaaataaagtgatcgaaaatatgaacaaaaataatgtacacCAACTGGAGGCAGaaagagtaaaaattattcacctgaaaaatgaaatccAGAAATTGCACAATGAAAAAGGAGTGGTGGATTTAAAGAAAGAGAGTAAGGATCACTCCAGTTGTAAAAACGGGCAGGAAGAGCCAACCCAAAGGGACGATATAACCACTGCAGACATGCAACATATGAACTGGAAAAATTTGGACAATGAATATTTAAAGTTAAAAA GACTTCTAGTCCTTCCTGGGGAAGAAGAGGCAGCGCTAATCAAAGTTTTCTCCGTATACAGCACCTACTGCGGcga AACTGCAGAGTATGTAATGAGCAAAAAGCTCTGTGCTAATTTTTTGGCGACCTATTATTTGCTTCGAAAGAATGGGGAAAGCACAGCGCAGGAGGACTTAGACGTGAGGACAGCGGAGATTTTGTTCACCGAAG TTTTGTATAAACGAGCGCATGTAGAAAAGACTAGCCTGGGAGAAGGCGTACTGACCTACTTTTACTTCAAACTG TTCCTCAGCAGATTAGGGAAACACCTGTACCCCCAGCTAGATGAAAGGGAGGGGTTCCTAGAGATTGTATT AAATTACATACTAGTTATGAAGCGAAATGAAGACTTCAgaaattggaagaaaaaaagcataaagataaaaaaaaaaaacagaataagAATAGCCTGCTCAGACGACTTGAACCTATTCGGGGAAGACATCGTGGGAGGGTACACAAGCAGTGAAAAAGGAACGACATGCGATAagttaaagaagaaaaaggaaaaggctgAGCAGAATACTGACAGAAACACGAACAAGTTTCTTtctgaaaatgtaaaaattggaaattttCATACGGACCTCTCATTTGAATATATCGAATcgaatgaaacaaaaaagaaggtgaACAAAGCTCGAGAAaacagtgggaaaaaaatgtgtgagGAAGAGGTTAACCATAACGTCGCTAATGGTAATACTAATGGAAGTTCTAAGCGCACCATAAATGGTAAGggtaactttttaaatagcAAACTAATGTACAATAACTTGATCCATTATGATGAAGTCAGCAAGGGAGGGCGCACCTCTTTAGACTCAGTTCAATCGGATGACCTTGCCCTCAcggtcaaaaaaaataacgccgTCATGCAacctttaaaaatgaagcataACTTGAATTTATCGAAAAGACATTTCCGAAATGCTACATCTTCCAGCATGAAGCGAAATAGCAGTTTGAAGAATATGTTTCCTCTGTACGATATTGAGGGAGAATTGTGGCACTCTAAGtcagagaggaaaaaaacgtttctGCCCCAATTTGGATATGAATAA
- a CDS encoding hypothetical protein (putative), producing IEEKIIEVPQGVKYVEVPVEVPCLYPPKIVPKVVTQYVERIVETIKPVVQEKIIEVPQTVIKQVPKIKTVEVPYYVPRYVEKIVEVPFKPNGEMPQLGTHIPFPISESFPPLKPTQFLSNPARQPGQSEQYGQSSQPNQLQAQRSILSQINCFASSGKSVMNSSEQMFGNLTMPPTTLKPIGGNPPGNSATNTPRSIPRNVPNGSNSPFSSNQNIRKHENLFSQIENLPYIHNLPDGLKWQYPDGTLSNQQLHPNSNNAVPPLVFTCPPEIGKVTCTKKDIQPDILTKTGVYEFDGFKKKGTSQSLFPPLAHHDRVPFLPSPASPGTPDVKNIQENY from the coding sequence atcgaagaaaaaataatcgaagTGCCACAAGGAGTTAAGTATGTGGAAGTACCTGTAGAAGTGCCCTGTCTATATCCACCAAAAATTGTCCCCAAAGTTGTAACGCAGTATGTTGAAAGAATCGTGGAAACGATAAAACCAGTGgttcaggaaaaaattattgaagtGCCACAGACGGTGATTAAACAAGTGCCTAAGATAAAAACAGTAGAAGTGCCTTATTATGTCCCTAGatatgtggaaaaaattgtagaagTTCCTTTTAAGCCCAATGGGGAGATGCCTCAGTTGGGCACGCACATccccttccccatttcgGAATCCTTTCCGCCCCTGAAGCCCACACAGTTTTTGAGCAACCCTGCGAGGCAGCCCGGCCAGTCTGAGCAGTATGGCCAGTCTAGCCAACCTAACCAGCTGCAAGCGCAACGGTCCATCCTGTCCCAAATAAACTGTTTTGCCAGTTCCGGCAAAAGCGTTATGAACAGCTCAGAACAAATGTTCGGAAATTTAACTATGCCCCCAACTACGCTGAAGCCAATAGGTGGCAACCCACCTGGCAATAGCGCAACCAACACGCCGAGGAGCATCCCGAGAAACGTCCCAAACGGTTCCAATTCCCCCTTTAGCTCCAACCAGAATATTAGAAAGCACGAAAATTTGTTCAGCCAAATTGAGAACTTACcgtacatacataatttACCTGATGGCTTGAAATGGCAATATCCTGATGGGACCTTATCGAATCAGCAGCTCCACCCCAATAGCAACAACGCAGTTCCACCACTTGTGTTCACTTGCCCACCAGAAATTGGAAAAGttacatgcacaaaaaaggacattcAACCGGACATTCTCACCAAGACGGGTGTTTACGAATTTGatggttttaaaaaaaaaggaacatctCAGTCTTTGTTTCCCCCTCTGGCCCACCATGACCGAGTGCCATTCTTGCCTTCCCCAGCTTCACCTGGAACTCCAGACGTGAAGAACATTCAGGAGAATTAC
- a CDS encoding hypothetical protein (putative) translates to MVTYLLTDALIKNFVLQKLKARIRMNVINEALEEISLGASTREDKNTKRLKDERTFLNQKRRVLNQKIKKLRLIN, encoded by the exons ATGGTGACGTACCTCCTGACTGATGCactcattaaaaatttcgtcCTACAGAAATTAAAAGCAAGAATAAG GATGAATGTCATTAACGAAGCGCTGGAGGAAATATCGCTCGGTGCATCCACACGGGAAGAC aaaaacacaaaaaggcTTAAGGACGAACGAACTTTCTTAAACCAGAAGAGGCGCGTTTTG aatcaaaaaataaaaaaattgcgattAATAAATTAG